From the Planctomycetota bacterium genome, the window ACCCTCGGCCTCTCGCTGGGCGAATACACCGCGCTGGCCCTGGCCGGCGCCTTCTCCTGGCAGGACGCCCTCAAGTTGGTGATGATCCGTGGCCGCCTCATGCAGCAGGCCGCCGTCGCCAGCCGCGGCTCGATGGTGGCGCTCATCGGTGCCGATGAGGCGAAGGCCAACGCGGTTTGCGCTGCGGCCGCGCAAGGCCAGGTGCTCGTGCCTGCGAACTTCAACGCCCCCGGCCAGATCGTGCTCAGCGGACATGCGGAGGCCTGCGATCGGGCCGTGACCGAAGCCGGCACGCTGGGACTTCGCGCCAGCAAGCTCACCGTCGCGGGCGCCTTCCACAGCCCGCTGATGGCGCCGGCCGCCCAGGGCATGGCCAAGGCTCTCGCGGAGATTTCCATCGCCCCGCTGCGCTGCCCCGTCTGGAGCAACGTCACCGGCAAGCCCCACCAGCCCAAGGACGCGGAAAGTGTGCGAAAACTGCTGGTGGACCAGCTGGTCCAGCCGGTTCGCTGGGATGCCTGCTGCGCCGATATGATCGCGTGGCGGAAAACCGCCGGCCTGGGCGAGACCTGCAAGGTCCATGAACTCGCCCCGGGCAGCGTGCTTCGAGGATTGATGAGACGCATCGACAAGGCCACCGAGGTCACCACCCATGATTCCATCCCAGAGACTCAGAATGCGAAGAACTGACCGAGCCCTCATCGGCCGCGCCGCGCTGGCCGCGTCGCTGCTGCTGCTCTCTGCCTGCAGCAAGCCCGCGCCCAAGCAGGAGGAGACCCAGGAAGCCAAGCCCGTCGAGGTGGCGGCGGCTCCCAGTGAAACGCTCAACGAGATCGTCAAGCGGCTCGGTGTGGACAAGCGCATTCGCGTGGACGACGGAGAGAAGTCGCCGGAGAACGTCAAGCAGGCCGAGGCCGTGCTGGTCTTCTTCGACGCCATGGTGCAGGGCAACGCCGACAAGATCGCGCCGCTCATGAGCAAGCCGGACCAGTCGGTCCTGGCGGAGATGAAGAAGTCCGGGCAGTGGAAGTCGGCGACGGAAAAAATTTCGCGCGTGAATGTGGGCTGGGCCCCGGGGGCCGAGGCGGGAACGCTCGCGGTGCTCGGGTTCTTCACCGTCGGCGATGACTTCGCCGCGCAGCTCTGGTCGCTTTCGGCTTTCGAAGAAGGGAAGCCGCTGATCATGACCGCGCTGCCTTCGCCGCCGAAGATTGCGGA encodes:
- a CDS encoding ACP S-malonyltransferase, encoding MSMNAIFLAPGQGAQAVGMGRSWHDASPAARAIFEEADRIARFDGGESLSKLCFDGPAERLNQTDVSQPALLVCGIACHAALVEQNGAIQIAGTLGLSLGEYTALALAGAFSWQDALKLVMIRGRLMQQAAVASRGSMVALIGADEAKANAVCAAAAQGQVLVPANFNAPGQIVLSGHAEACDRAVTEAGTLGLRASKLTVAGAFHSPLMAPAAQGMAKALAEISIAPLRCPVWSNVTGKPHQPKDAESVRKLLVDQLVQPVRWDACCADMIAWRKTAGLGETCKVHELAPGSVLRGLMRRIDKATEVTTHDSIPETQNAKN